One segment of Rhodopirellula baltica SH 1 DNA contains the following:
- a CDS encoding NADPH-dependent 7-cyano-7-deazaguanine reductase QueF yields the protein MSDTASFRDTLEVFENPAPTRNFTIEHHCPEFTSVCPKTGQPDYGTIVFTYVPDRVCVELKSLKMYLQKFRNEGIFYEQVTNRILDDFVAVVQPRKVTVESKWTPRGGLNSNIIVTYPDEA from the coding sequence GTGAGCGACACAGCCTCTTTTCGAGACACTCTCGAAGTTTTTGAAAACCCCGCCCCGACACGAAATTTCACGATCGAGCATCATTGCCCGGAATTCACGTCGGTTTGCCCGAAAACGGGACAACCCGACTATGGAACGATCGTTTTCACGTACGTCCCAGACCGTGTTTGCGTGGAGCTGAAGAGCTTGAAAATGTACTTGCAGAAATTTCGCAACGAAGGAATTTTCTACGAGCAAGTCACCAACCGAATTCTGGACGACTTTGTCGCCGTCGTCCAGCCTCGCAAAGTCACCGTGGAGAGCAAATGGACGCCACGCGGCGGCCTGAACAGCAACATCATCGTGACCTACCCCGACGAAGCGTGA
- a CDS encoding 7-carboxy-7-deazaguanine synthase QueE, whose product MSLTWFGSLLETRCRLKSVDHPVDVLPAEHSAETPGDARASESSLLISETFVSRQGEGELTGTESVFIRTSGCNLRCWFCDTPYASWKPEGTRQTIEDLLQLVAKSGVKHVVLTGGEPLIAKGIVSLIDQLRSAGNHVTIETAGTVDPGARCDLLSLSPKLRASTPDAKDHPRLAKMHAERRLPINTMKQLIQSAEATQVKFVVDSADELPEIDEVVRQLEIAADAVYLMPQGISVEQLDAARPWLEPMAISRGYQYCDRMQIRWFGNRRGT is encoded by the coding sequence GTGTCGCTCACGTGGTTTGGTTCACTTCTAGAAACGCGGTGTCGTTTGAAATCGGTCGATCATCCAGTCGATGTTTTACCCGCTGAGCACTCGGCGGAAACCCCCGGGGACGCACGCGCCTCGGAATCGTCGCTGCTGATTTCAGAAACCTTCGTCAGTCGTCAAGGCGAAGGCGAATTGACCGGCACCGAAAGCGTCTTCATCCGGACCAGTGGCTGCAATCTGCGGTGCTGGTTTTGCGACACGCCTTACGCGTCTTGGAAGCCCGAAGGAACGCGGCAAACGATCGAGGACTTGTTGCAATTGGTCGCGAAGTCAGGCGTGAAGCACGTGGTGCTGACCGGTGGAGAACCTTTGATTGCCAAGGGGATCGTCAGCTTGATCGATCAGTTGCGATCGGCGGGGAATCACGTGACGATTGAAACCGCTGGAACCGTCGACCCTGGTGCGAGATGCGATTTGCTGTCGCTCAGCCCCAAGCTGCGGGCAAGCACTCCAGACGCGAAGGATCACCCGCGCCTGGCAAAAATGCACGCTGAAAGGCGGTTGCCGATCAACACGATGAAGCAATTGATTCAATCCGCAGAAGCGACCCAGGTCAAATTTGTGGTCGATTCGGCCGATGAATTGCCTGAGATCGATGAGGTCGTGCGGCAATTGGAGATCGCAGCGGATGCCGTGTATTTGATGCCGCAAGGGATCTCGGTCGAACAGCTGGACGCCGCACGGCCATGGTTGGAACCGATGGCGATCTCGCGAGGCTATCAATATTGCGACCGCATGCAAATTCGTTGGTTCGGCAACCGCCGAGGAACCTGA